In Papaver somniferum cultivar HN1 chromosome 1, ASM357369v1, whole genome shotgun sequence, a genomic segment contains:
- the LOC113317278 gene encoding endochitinase EP3-like: MAALTVIKLVTLLGMLSGLLFGSVMGQNCGCAPNLCCSRFGFCGSDEAYCGMGCQSGPCFGTNPPSTGGGGSVANIVTDGFFNGIINQAAANCAGRGFYTRNAFLEAVKSYPSFASGSDEAAKREVAAFFAQVTHETGHFCHKDEINGASHNYCDPNSAGNPCTPGALYFGRGPIQLTWNFNYGPAGRSIGFDGLNAPETVSNDPIISFKTALWFWTNNVHPVMSQGFGATTRAINGALECNGGNPGTVQTRANYYTSYCNQLGVSPGGNLLC; this comes from the exons ATGGCAGCGCTTACCGTCATTAAACTTGTTACACTACTGGGGATGTTGTCTGGGTTACTGTTCGGCTCAGTTATGGGTCAGAATTGTGGTTGTGCACCAAACTTATGCTGCAGTCGGTTTGGATTCTGTGGTAGCGACGAGGCCTATTGTGGTATGGGGTGTCAATCAGGGCCTTGTTTCGGAACCAATCCTCCTAGTACCGGTGGTGGTGGTTCGGTTGCGAATATAGTAACAGATGGTTTTTTCAATGGAATTATTAACCAGGCTGCTGCTAATTGTGCTGGGAGAGGTTTCTATACACGTAACGCATTTCTTGAAGCAGTTAAATCGTACCCCAGTTTCGCATCTGGGAGTGACGAAGCTGCAAAACGTGAAGTTGCTGCATTCTTTGCTCAAGTAACTCATGAAACTGGAC ATTTCTGTCACAAAGATGAAATTAACGGTGCAAGCCACAACTACTGTGATCCAAACAGTGCAGGAAATCCATGTACTCCCGGCGCGCTATACTTTGGCCGAGGACCAATCCAATTGACATGGAATTTCAACTACGGACCTGCTGGAAGAAGCATCGGTTTTGATGGTCTTAATGCTCCTGAAACTGTATCAAACGACCCAATCATCTCGTTCAAGACCGCGTTGTGGTTTTGGACAAACAACGTTCATCCAGTCATGAGCCAAGGGTTCGGTGCTACAACCCGTGCCATTAATGGAGCCTTGGAATGCAATGGTGGAAACCCTGGTACAGTTCAGACCAGGGCGAATTACTATACCAGTTACTGCAACCAACTCGGTGTTTCACCAGGAGGTAACCTATTGTGCTAA